The following proteins are encoded in a genomic region of Streptococcus sp. 29892:
- a CDS encoding methionine ABC transporter permease gives MLEWIETYMPNVYRMGWDTQTGWLTAINATIYMTSWSFLFGGLLGLITGLLLVLTAPRGVLENKYVFWILDKVASLFRAIPFIILLAFLNPVTRAIVGTGIGAKAALVPLALSVFPFYARQIQVVLSELDRGVIEAAQASGATIPDIIGVYLREGLPDIIRVTTLTLISLVGYTAMAGAIGSGGLGNVAISYGYNRFADDVTLVATILILVMIFVIQFVGDFLTKKINHR, from the coding sequence ATGTTAGAATGGATTGAAACCTATATGCCCAACGTATACAGAATGGGTTGGGATACGCAAACAGGTTGGTTGACAGCCATTAACGCGACTATCTACATGACAAGTTGGTCATTCTTATTTGGTGGACTACTGGGTTTAATTACAGGACTTTTGTTGGTTCTTACAGCCCCAAGAGGTGTTTTGGAAAACAAGTATGTCTTTTGGATTTTAGATAAGGTTGCATCTCTCTTTCGTGCCATTCCCTTCATTATCCTTTTGGCCTTCTTGAACCCTGTCACCCGTGCCATCGTGGGTACAGGTATTGGTGCCAAGGCAGCCTTGGTTCCTTTGGCTTTGTCAGTCTTTCCATTTTATGCCCGCCAAATCCAGGTTGTCTTATCTGAATTGGACCGTGGCGTGATTGAAGCGGCTCAGGCTTCTGGGGCAACTATTCCAGATATTATTGGGGTTTATTTGCGCGAAGGTCTTCCAGATATCATCCGTGTGACAACCTTGACTTTGATTTCTCTCGTTGGTTATACAGCCATGGCAGGAGCGATCGGTTCAGGTGGTCTCGGAAACGTAGCGATCTCCTATGGATACAACCGCTTCGCAGATGACGTTACCTTGGTGGCGACCATTCTTATCTTGGTGATGATTTTTGTCATCCAGTTTGTTGGTGATTTCCTTACGAAAAAAATCAATCATCGCTAG
- a CDS encoding methionine ABC transporter ATP-binding protein — MSKEIIKLDNIDVTFRQKKREITAVKDVSIHINQGDIYGIVGYSGAGKSTLVRVINLLQVPTGGKITIDDDVIFDQGKVTLSPAQLREKRRDIGMIFQHFNLMAQMTAAENVAFALKHSGLSKEEKAEKVNRLLELVGLADRAENYPAQLSGGQKQRVAIARALANDPKILISDESTSALDPRTTKQILALLQELNEKLGLTIVLITHEMQIVKDIANRVAVMQDGRLIEEGSVLEIFSHPKEELTQDFIKTATGIDEALVKIYQQGIVQNLPGNSLLVQLKYSGASTDTAIVNDLYKFYQVSSNILYGNIEILDHTPVGEMVLILSGEPGNIHRALEAVTEAHVEVTILKGEQSC, encoded by the coding sequence ATGAGTAAGGAAATCATTAAATTAGACAATATTGATGTTACTTTCCGTCAGAAAAAACGGGAGATTACAGCGGTCAAGGATGTCAGCATCCATATCAATCAGGGAGATATTTATGGCATTGTGGGCTATTCAGGGGCTGGTAAGTCAACCTTGGTTCGTGTCATCAATCTCTTGCAGGTGCCCACAGGTGGCAAGATTACGATTGATGATGATGTAATTTTTGACCAAGGAAAAGTAACCTTAAGCCCAGCCCAATTACGGGAAAAACGCCGTGATATCGGTATGATTTTCCAGCACTTTAATCTGATGGCACAAATGACGGCAGCAGAAAACGTTGCCTTTGCCCTTAAACATTCAGGTTTGAGCAAGGAAGAGAAGGCTGAAAAAGTCAATCGTTTGCTGGAATTGGTGGGATTGGCGGACAGAGCTGAAAACTACCCTGCCCAATTGTCAGGTGGTCAGAAACAACGGGTGGCCATTGCGCGTGCCTTGGCAAATGATCCGAAAATCTTAATTTCAGATGAATCAACCTCTGCCTTGGATCCTCGTACAACCAAGCAAATTTTAGCTCTCTTACAGGAGTTGAATGAAAAACTTGGATTGACCATTGTCTTGATTACTCATGAGATGCAGATTGTCAAAGATATTGCCAATCGTGTGGCTGTTATGCAGGATGGTCGCTTGATTGAAGAGGGCTCTGTCCTTGAAATCTTCTCGCATCCAAAAGAAGAATTGACTCAAGATTTCATCAAAACAGCAACAGGAATTGATGAAGCTTTGGTGAAGATTTACCAACAAGGAATTGTGCAAAACTTGCCAGGGAACAGTCTATTGGTACAGCTCAAGTATTCTGGAGCCAGCACCGATACAGCTATCGTCAACGACCTCTATAAATTTTATCAGGTATCTTCCAATATTCTTTATGGAAATATTGAGATTTTGGATCACACACCAGTTGGTGAAATGGTCTTGATTTTGTCAGGTGAGCCAGGAAATATCCACCGAGCACTTGAAGCTGTAACAGAAGCCCATGTTGAAGTAACGATTTTGAAAGGAGAACAATCATGTTAG
- a CDS encoding M20/M25/M40 family metallo-hydrolase produces MAFLSEKEQIGKFWQDAVVQEDLKHLKALIGKKSIFAQQIGLEEVADYLQEIFEEAGAHVLVDKSFAAPFVLARFAADNPEAKTIIFYNHYDTVPADSDQIWLKGQPFELTLTEDSMYGRGVDDDKGHIVARLSAVKKYLTKHGNLPVHIIFIMEGAEESASVDLDKYLIKYKDQLNQAELLVWEQGIRNKKDQLEIAGGNKGIVTFDVSVKSADLDIHSSFGGVIDSAAWYLLQAISSLREPDGRIKVPGIYDKVQEPNEREMALVEEYALVNADSLKEIYGLSLPLLRQERRELLKRLYFEPSITIEGLSTGYQGQGVKTIIPANASAKMEVRLVPGLTPEGVLRAIRTYLVDQGFDQVEVTFTLGEESYRSDMSAPAIIKVIDLAKSFYPQGVSVLPTSPGTGPMHTVFHALGVPIAGFGLGHEGSRDHAGDENVKIADYIAHVELIEELIKAYE; encoded by the coding sequence ATGGCATTTTTGTCAGAGAAAGAACAAATTGGAAAATTTTGGCAGGATGCCGTTGTCCAGGAGGATTTGAAGCATCTGAAGGCCTTGATTGGCAAAAAATCGATCTTTGCTCAACAGATTGGTCTGGAAGAGGTGGCTGACTATCTTCAAGAGATCTTTGAAGAGGCAGGAGCCCATGTCTTGGTTGATAAGTCATTCGCAGCTCCCTTTGTCTTGGCAAGATTTGCAGCAGATAATCCTGAAGCTAAAACCATTATTTTCTACAACCACTACGATACGGTTCCAGCTGACAGCGACCAAATATGGCTCAAAGGTCAACCTTTTGAATTGACCCTGACAGAAGACAGCATGTATGGTCGTGGGGTGGATGATGACAAGGGACACATCGTGGCCCGTCTATCTGCTGTCAAAAAATATTTGACCAAGCATGGCAATCTTCCAGTCCATATCATTTTTATCATGGAAGGGGCTGAGGAGTCTGCTTCGGTGGATTTGGACAAATATCTGATCAAATACAAGGACCAGCTTAATCAGGCAGAACTCTTGGTTTGGGAACAAGGTATCCGTAATAAGAAGGACCAGCTGGAAATCGCTGGTGGGAACAAGGGGATCGTGACCTTTGATGTCTCTGTCAAGAGTGCTGATTTGGATATTCATTCTTCATTTGGTGGTGTAATTGATTCAGCAGCCTGGTACTTGTTGCAAGCTATTTCTAGCCTGCGTGAACCAGATGGTCGTATCAAGGTTCCAGGGATTTATGATAAGGTCCAAGAACCGAATGAGCGTGAAATGGCCTTGGTAGAGGAATATGCCTTGGTCAATGCAGATAGTTTGAAAGAAATCTATGGTTTAAGTCTGCCGCTCTTGCGTCAGGAACGCAGAGAACTCTTGAAACGTTTGTATTTTGAACCATCTATTACCATTGAAGGTTTGTCCACAGGCTATCAGGGGCAGGGAGTCAAGACCATCATTCCTGCCAATGCTAGTGCCAAGATGGAGGTTCGTCTGGTTCCAGGTTTGACGCCTGAGGGTGTTTTAAGGGCTATTCGTACCTATCTGGTAGACCAAGGTTTTGACCAAGTTGAGGTAACCTTTACCCTGGGGGAAGAATCCTACCGTTCAGATATGTCTGCACCAGCTATTATCAAGGTCATCGATTTGGCTAAGTCTTTTTATCCCCAAGGGGTTTCGGTACTACCGACCTCACCTGGTACAGGTCCCATGCATACTGTCTTTCATGCCTTAGGTGTTCCCATTGCTGGATTTGGTTTGGGACACGAAGGTAGTCGAGACCATGCGGGTGATGAAAATGTGAAGATTGCAGACTACATTGCACATGTTGAATTAATTGAGGAGTTGATTAAAGCGTATGAGTAA
- a CDS encoding MetQ/NlpA family ABC transporter substrate-binding protein yields the protein MKLKKLFSLAAAALSVGVLAACGSNSSTTTESSADTTTLNVGIMTRNAYTTEVWDKVTELAAAEGVTVKLTEFTDYSQPNKALAEGDVDVNAFQHIYFLNNWNSENGGDLQVAGYTLYSPIRFYSGVEGGKDKYTSIESIPEGAEIAVPNDATNESRALFLLESAGLIDLEVADGELATLSHIKSNPKNITITELDASQTVRSLESVDGAVINNNYAQEAGLDTSKALYIEQKGADTEVWYNVIAAQKDWEKSDKADAIKVLIASYNTDEVKEIIERASNQTDFAIWDEVSAE from the coding sequence ATGAAATTAAAAAAATTGTTTAGTTTAGCAGCAGCTGCCTTGTCAGTAGGTGTTCTTGCTGCGTGTGGTTCAAATTCATCAACAACTACTGAATCATCTGCAGATACAACAACTCTTAATGTTGGTATCATGACACGTAACGCCTATACGACAGAAGTATGGGATAAGGTAACGGAGTTGGCAGCAGCTGAAGGTGTAACAGTTAAGTTGACTGAGTTTACAGATTACTCACAACCAAACAAGGCTTTAGCAGAAGGCGATGTTGATGTCAATGCTTTCCAACACATCTACTTCTTAAATAACTGGAATAGTGAAAATGGTGGTGACTTGCAAGTAGCTGGTTACACATTGTACAGCCCAATTCGCTTCTATTCAGGTGTAGAAGGTGGCAAAGACAAGTATACTTCGATTGAAAGTATTCCAGAAGGTGCAGAAATTGCAGTTCCAAACGATGCAACAAACGAAAGCCGCGCCCTCTTCTTACTTGAATCAGCAGGTTTGATTGATTTGGAGGTGGCTGATGGTGAATTGGCAACACTTTCTCACATTAAATCAAATCCAAAGAATATCACCATCACAGAATTGGATGCAAGCCAAACAGTACGTTCGCTTGAGTCAGTTGACGGTGCAGTTATCAACAATAACTACGCTCAAGAAGCAGGACTTGATACTTCTAAAGCTCTTTACATCGAGCAAAAAGGTGCCGATACAGAAGTATGGTACAACGTTATTGCAGCGCAAAAGGATTGGGAAAAATCAGACAAGGCTGATGCTATCAAAGTCTTGATTGCATCATATAACACTGATGAAGTAAAAGAAATCATCGAACGTGCTTCAAACCAAACAGACTTTGCTATCTGGGATGAAGTTTCAGCAGAATAA